The Falco peregrinus isolate bFalPer1 chromosome 1, bFalPer1.pri, whole genome shotgun sequence genome has a window encoding:
- the TMEM26 gene encoding transmembrane protein 26: MELMVLLNALVTRLLFVLHSLIGVWRVTAVKKEPKYWLLALLNLLLCLETGLTLKFKQGRGYKWFSPAIFLYLICTVPSLWLLEIHHGTQYCGNEPGAVQVNVSNQDFNESRDSSHGSEGTDHHIIQTAKVLVNQLSTICETVWTLALHQTFLLLLVVGRWLLPIGMEITRDQLSQLLLMFVGTAADILEFASETLDIEDVRKNYALINAILAVWTWSMLQFPLDLAVQHIGCKPTASTKRIPSLLLCRYSAELWNIGVSLFIQDGPFFIVRSILMGHFRIFNQMLVFFTAKNILVVTLQLYRLAVITLDFRATILQKSRKGEVTCCPCKPYEASTHAAADQDTEMKEFVAFPPKEESQAPA; this comes from the exons ATGGAGCTGATGGTGCTGCTCAATGCTCTGGTTACTCGCCTGCTCTTTGTGTTGCACTCTCTCATCGGGGTCTGGAGAGTGACTGCAGTGAAGAAAGAACCCAAGTACTGGCTACTGGCACTGCTCAATCTTCTCCTGTGCCTGGAAACAGGGCTCACCCTCAAGTTTAAGCAAGGCAGAGGCTACAAATG gttttcaccagcaatatttttatatctgatTTGCACAGTACCATCACTATGGCTACTAGAAATTCATCATGGGACTCAG TACTGTGGTAATGAGCCTGGAGCAGTTCAGGTGAATGTCAGCAACCAAGACTTCAATGAATCCAGAGACAGCAGTCATGGAAGTGAGGGAACAGATCACCACATCATTCAAACG GCTAAAGTCCTTGTGAATCAGCTTTCCACAATCTGTGAGACTGTATGGACACTGGCCCTCCACCAGACTTTTCTGCTGCTACTCGTAGTTGGGAGATGGCTTCTCCCCATTGGAATGGAAATCACCCGGGATCAATtgtctcagctgcttctcatgtTTGTGGGAACAGCAGCAGATATACTTGAATTTGCTAGTGAAACCTTGGACATCGAAGATGTTCG GAAGAATTATGCTCTCATAAATGCAATTCTTGCTGTATGGACCTGGAGTATGTTACAGTTTCCACTTGATCTTGCAG TACAGCATATTGGCTGCAAACCAACTGCATCAACTAAGCGgatccccagcctgctgctgtgcagatACAGTGCGGAACTGTGGAACATCGGAGTCAGCCTTTTCATACAGGACGGCCCCTTCTTCATCGTGCGTTCAATCCTGATGGGACATTTCAGAATATTCAACCAGATGCTGGTGTTTTTTACAGCTAAGAATATTTTAGTTGTGACTCTACAATTGTATCGTCTGGCAGTGATAACGTTAGACTTCCGTGCTACCATTCTGCAGAAGAGCCGGAAAGGAGAAGTCACCTGTTGCCCGTGCAAGCCTTACGAAGCTAGTActcatgctgctgctgaccaagatactgaaatgaaagaatttgTTGCCTTTCCTCCAAAAGAGGAATCCCAAGCTCCAGCATAA